A genomic segment from Nicotiana tabacum cultivar K326 chromosome 7, ASM71507v2, whole genome shotgun sequence encodes:
- the LOC142182595 gene encoding agamous-like MADS-box protein AGL62 — protein MAKKPSIGRQKIKIAKIEAKNHLQVTFSKRRSGLFKKASELCTFCGVEIAIIVFSPARKVFSFGHPNVESIVDRFLSRNHNPTSNSSLHLVDAHRNASVRELNLQLTRILAEFEVEKKKEESFDQMRKNSQSQYWWEAPISKLGLHELEQLKDSMEVLKKNVTNQASKFMVETANSSSYFGVNGNGIFDNYDIKPARNMVASNNLHNHNFGFDSVGLF, from the coding sequence ATGGCAAAGAAACCTAGCATTGGTCGTCAAAAgatcaaaattgccaaaatagAGGCCAAAAATCATCTCCAAGTTACCTTCTCAAAACGTCGTTCTGGTCTTTTTAAGAAAGCTAGTGAACTATGCACATTTTGTGGTGTTGAAATAGCTATCATAGTGTTTTCACCCGCTAGAAAAGTTTTTTCTTTTGGTCACCCTAATGTTGAGTCCATTGTCGATAGGTTCCTCTCAAGAAATCATAATCCAACTTCTAATTCATCACTTCATCTTGTTGACGCTCATCGAAATGCTAGTGTTCGTGAGCTCAATTTGCAGTTAACTCGGATTCTTGCTGAGTTTGAAgttgagaagaaaaaagaagaatcaTTTGATCAAATGAGGAAAAATAGTCAAAGTCAATATTGGTGGGAAGCTCCAATAAGTAAACTTGGCTTGCATGAACTTGAACAATTAAAGGATTCAATGGAGGTTTTAAAAAAGAATGTGACAAATCAGGCAAGCAAGTTTATGGTTGAGACTGCtaattcttcttcttattttggtGTTAATGGTAATGGGATTTTTGACAACTATGATATCAAGCCAGCTCGAAACATGGTTGCTTCAAATAATCTTCATAATCATAACTTTGGTTTTGATTCAGTTGGGTTGTTTTAA
- the LOC107771288 gene encoding homeobox-leucine zipper protein ATHB-8-like isoform X1, producing the protein MTRTSGKSWKEAIPLKPKKVYLNAVGLLLRVYVRGGINVFGDRLKILADCLTNMPNNITGFYAAAIHQFLLLMFLCEHRSEWVDNDIDAYADAAVKVGPCSLPGARVYNFGGQVILPLAHTAEHEELLEVIKLELGRICHSPDDFIMPRYMFLLQVSSISAHGFCSFVENLNWIYQSSYLYIRDRLVQE; encoded by the exons ATGACCAGAACATCTGGAAAGAGTTGGAAAGAAGCGATCCCTCTCAAGCCAAAGAAA GTGTACTTGAATGCTGTTGGTTTGTTACTCCGGGTATATGTACGAGGTGGGATTAATGTCTTTGGGGATCGTTTGAAGATCCTAGCTGATTGTCTGACAAATATGCCTAACAACATCACTGGTTTCTACGCAGCTGCAATTCATCAATTCCTCCTCCTCAT GTTTCTGTGCGAGCATCGATCAGAATGGGTAGACAACGATATTGATGCCTACGCAGATGCAGCTGTTAAAGTTGGTCCTTGCAGCCTACCTGGGGCCCGAGTCTATAATTTTGGGGGTCAAGTGATACTTCCATTGGCACACACCGCTGAACATGAAGAG TTGCTGGAGGTCATCAAGTTGGAACTTGGAAGGATTTGCCATTCTCCAGATGATTTTATAATGCCAAGATATATGTTCCTACTGCAAGTAAGTTCTATTTCTGCACATGGATTTTGTTCTTTTGTAGAGAATCTTAACTGGATTTACCAAAGCTCGTACCTCTATATAAGAGACAGACTTGTACAAGAGTAA
- the LOC107771288 gene encoding uncharacterized protein LOC107771288 isoform X2, protein MKRTDAQAAALLLIFTSGYCKCEMPYNPDEFMGYNLESQTTKLKEKAILSQSNNKQERYIYGMLAFALLELGRYTDAEEAANKGFEIDSEDAWTHHAVYTQLVACSASLFGRSFSDGKSKRRV, encoded by the exons atgaaaagaacaGACGCACAAGCAGCTGCTCTTCTCCTCATCTTCACATCAGG GTATTGCAAATGCGAGATGCCATATAATCCGGATGAGTTTATG GGATATAACTTAGAGTCTCAGacaaccaaattaaaagaaaaggccATTTTG AGCCAGAGTAACAATAAACAAGAAAGATACATTTATGGCATGCTCGCTTTTGCGCTATTAGAACTTGGTCGATACACAGATGCAGAAGAAGCTGCAAACAAAGGCTTTGAGATTGATAGTGAAGATGCCTGGACACATCATGCT GTGTACACACAATTGGTGGCATGTAGCGCTTCGTTATTTGGAAGGTCATTCTCCGATGGAAAAAGTAAGAGACGTGTATGA
- the LOC107771288 gene encoding uncharacterized protein LOC107771288 isoform X4 produces the protein MPYNPDEFMGYNLESQTTKLKEKAILSQSNNKQERYIYGMLAFALLELGRYTDAEEAANKGFEIDSEDAWTHHAVYTQLVACSASLFGRSFSDGKSKRRV, from the exons ATGCCATATAATCCGGATGAGTTTATG GGATATAACTTAGAGTCTCAGacaaccaaattaaaagaaaaggccATTTTG AGCCAGAGTAACAATAAACAAGAAAGATACATTTATGGCATGCTCGCTTTTGCGCTATTAGAACTTGGTCGATACACAGATGCAGAAGAAGCTGCAAACAAAGGCTTTGAGATTGATAGTGAAGATGCCTGGACACATCATGCT GTGTACACACAATTGGTGGCATGTAGCGCTTCGTTATTTGGAAGGTCATTCTCCGATGGAAAAAGTAAGAGACGTGTATGA
- the LOC107771288 gene encoding uncharacterized protein LOC107771288 isoform X3, with protein MKRTDAQAAALLLIFTSGYCKCEMPYNPDEFMSQSNNKQERYIYGMLAFALLELGRYTDAEEAANKGFEIDSEDAWTHHAVYTQLVACSASLFGRSFSDGKSKRRV; from the exons atgaaaagaacaGACGCACAAGCAGCTGCTCTTCTCCTCATCTTCACATCAGG GTATTGCAAATGCGAGATGCCATATAATCCGGATGAGTTTATG AGCCAGAGTAACAATAAACAAGAAAGATACATTTATGGCATGCTCGCTTTTGCGCTATTAGAACTTGGTCGATACACAGATGCAGAAGAAGCTGCAAACAAAGGCTTTGAGATTGATAGTGAAGATGCCTGGACACATCATGCT GTGTACACACAATTGGTGGCATGTAGCGCTTCGTTATTTGGAAGGTCATTCTCCGATGGAAAAAGTAAGAGACGTGTATGA
- the LOC142182596 gene encoding agamous-like MADS-box protein AGL62 — protein MNTTINTMKKTQGRRKIAIKPIDNQNSRHVTFSKRRLGLFKKASELCILSGAEIAILVQSLKRQRLFAFGHPNADAVIDRYLTGKSSSSSSSTVDQLNVQQNNQYYSQICRELEAEKKKKEIIENSKIVNNNNNEGFWWNESIDDMGIEELEEFMGALEELKKKITMRADELSMINGSSVVPTTSTLNNNIARFGAEDQFLNQAAIDYCSSIVPYQFNHPGGGQF, from the coding sequence ATGAACACTACTATTAACACCATGAAGAAAACTCAAGGGCGGAGAAAAATTGCAATCAAGCCAATAGACAATCAAAACAGCAGGCATGTTACTTTCTCCAAACGGCGTTTAGGTCTTTTCAAAAAAGCTAGCGAACTTTGCATCTTAAGTGGTGCAGAAATCGCTATTCTTGTTCAATCTTTAAAACGACAACGTCTTTTCGCTTTCGGTCATCCCAATGCTGACGCCGTTATCGACCGTTATCTCACTGGAaaatcctcctcctcctcctcatccaCCGTCGATCAACTCAATGTGCAACAGAACAATCAATACTATTCTCAGATTTGTAGAGAATTGGAGgctgagaagaaaaaaaaggagattaTTGAAAATTCAAAGAttgtgaataataataataatgagggATTTTGGTGGAATGAATCAATTGATGATATGGGAATTGAGGAACTTGAAGAATTTATGGGTGCATTGgaggaattgaagaagaaaataacaaTGAGAGCTGATGAATTGAGTATGATTAATGGTTCTTCAGTAGTGCCAACTACTTCAACTTTGAATAATAATATTGCTAGATTTGGGGCTGAAGACCAATTCTTGAATCAGGCCGCTATCGACTATTGTTCTTCAATTGTTCCTTACCAATTCAATCACCCAGGAGGTGGCCAATTCTGA